Below is a genomic region from Sphaeramia orbicularis chromosome 6, fSphaOr1.1, whole genome shotgun sequence.
GGTCCTGATGGTCAAAGAAAGTGTTGATGCATGCTCTGGAGCTGGCGTCCCAAACCTTCACACTCTTATCAGATGAACTGAGGGTgaagaagagagaggacatttatGTGTTACATGTTTCACACTGTATGTTGGCTCAGAGGTTTTTCTGAAAGCTTAAGGTTACAAAACTTCTAGCTGCTACTCTCTGATAATTACCCTGCTGAGTTAAAATTCTCCTGCTTCAGATCTGCCAGTGTTTTCTTTGAGTGTTAACTGTTTCATCAGCTATTTGATTTAGTAGCACAAAGACGGTTACGCAGATTCTGAGATTGCTTTGAAGTGGCATACGTCTGAAATGTTACACTTTACCTCGAAACAAAGTGGGTATCATCCGGTGAGAAGGCAACGTTGAGAACCCAGGATCCGTGTCCACTCAGTGTTCCTGCCAGGTTGGCGTGTTGCCTGAAAACAGGAGCACATGGTTTGTGACAGAATCCAAACTGAAAACAGTGAAGAGTATGAACACACTGCCAGCTGCACTCACACATCATATATCTTGATGTAGCCGTCGTCAGAAGCTGTGACCAGCAGCTGGGAGTCGGGGGAGAAGGTGAGAGATCTGATGGGCATGGCGTGACCTGAGGAGACAGACTGATTGTTACAGATTTTCACACTTAAAAGAAAGAAGCTCTTTTTTCATCCAAAAAGGCTGGAGGTTATACACCCACTATGGTAAACTATTAATAAAGGATAAAAAGTCAATGTATTGTCTTAATAGGGAAGTTCAATTTCTGCATTTTAGCCAtccttagcattagcattatctatacacattagaagcagtgagctgccattgaaggtgctcagggaccaactccagatcttcattagtTCAACACCACTGAATGGCAAATTAACCTACATATACTTGTTTGTGAAGTGATATATCATGTATTCCAgtgtataatataaaaaaaaatacagatattttgtaaaaagTAGCTGTAAATATTTACCAATCTTACCACATCCTCACATAAAGCCTTTAAAACAGTCAATTTACTTTATAAACCATTGTCAAAGGATCTCCTgcatttttcatacttttattagcTTTAATATATATCAGATCATACACTTCCACTTccaaataataactgtaataaaagTAGCCTCATGTGGCATTAAATTCAGTCTAAATAACAGACCGTACCTTCCAGCGTGTGGAGTAGCTTTCCAGTGGCGATGTCAAAGATGTTAATGATTCCATCAATAGCTCCGCTAGCTAAATATTTTCCATCtggactctggaaaaaaaaacaaaaaaaaaaacagaataaaacaataaaaccctgTAATTTATCATGAACAGATGTTGGAGAGATGAATCATTctgaaaatggataaaaataagtTGTAGATCAGAGGAACAAAAGGTTTTAGAGTTACACTGGGAAACGGTGAtgtgaatgagagaaaaacacaaaacaaagtgagtTCATGTAACGTCTTGTACAAGACTGAGCTTCAACAGTCATATCTAAGCCAAACAAAATCTGAATTCATTGTTCCTTACATAAGCTATGCTCAGGATAAATTTTCCTCGAGTGTCCAGAGAATACTCCTTCTTGCCGCTTTCCACACCAAAGATGTTGACCTTGCCAAGATGGCTTCCTGTGGCGATGTGTTTAGAGTCTGGGGAGAAGGCAACTGTCCATGCATCAACTGGAAGaggagaataaaaaaaacagaaggaaagtGGAACTTAGCAGCAAATATTTCTATGAAATCACTTCTTTTAACAACACTATCTACAGCAATCACTACCAAAGTAACACAATGTACTGACATGTGCAAACTCAATGTTTTATATATGTTGCTATTGGCCAACCACAAATACTTCATATCTGTGGTTTAGAACTAAAACCTCCTCTGTAATGTACACCCAAATGGTACTAAGCCTGTCACAATTATACATAATCATCACGATTACAGGAAATATTCATcgtattttacttaattttgatAATTGTCTTCATTCCCCTCTATCAAAACAATTGCGTGGAAATAACatactttaaaattattttcatttgactTGTGCTCCTTTAATACTGTCACTTTGTTGTGCCACACTCTTCATGTTCAATGTAGAACTAGTGCAGTTAATTTTGACGTTGTAATGTGATGTTTTAATAATGGGTTTTGAATGTTTAAGTTAGATCAGATCTGCCCAGTTTGCTTGTTAAAAATATTTTGACGGAAGTGTATAGATTGTTTTGATTGGCTTAATGTTTCAGTAATGGGATTTTATCTTGAATCATGTGATTTAAAAAACAGCTAAAGTCTTACGAAACCTTTAACCTTGTTATTTTTTCAGGGTTGTAATGAGTATGCATTTTTATTCCTTAGTCTCTTTATTAAGATACAAGACAATGCAGGAAATATGTCCAcagcactaaaatacacacaagaaaaaatggaactaaatggcTTCTACAAGTAAATCAGAATTTAGTGTGATCTCTATTAGGGTTTAGTGATCTTGAGTTAACTGtaagttttcttaaataatctggTGGTATATTATACAAGGCTTCATGCACATGGTCCATGAGTTTTTCTTTATACTTTGGctgtcttttattcttttctcAGTCCATTTAAACCCATATGTAGCTTCTATCCTAATCACACATTTTCTGAAATGCATTGTTGTTAATGCTgtttacatatttcctgtatatttcaGATGTACATTGAATATATTGTGAAAGAAACTGAGGAACGCATATGTCTGGTCCTTGTACACAGAATTGTATGATATGTTCAATTTCTCTTCACAGAAGTCAAACTGAAATACAATTAACAATATGTTTAAAAATTCTATATTACCTTCCTCATGTAGCATAGGTGTAATCATTATACTATTACTATATACTACTATACTACAGTGATGACACAAAGTTAACAGAATAGGCAATAATAAGGCAATACTGTTGATCACAAATATTTGTTTGACATTTAATAGTAAACTCAATTTTTTATATCATGACAGCCCTAACTGTAGTTAAAGCTAAAACTGCATTAAGACAACAAACACAAAGATGGAAATCCAGGTTTTCAACAACCGACGCTGATTTCTGAGGAATACAAATATGACTATAGAGAGAATGTCCAAGGGGGAAGTAAAAAGCCCTTAATCCACCGACCCTGACCAACCACTGAATGCAATGAAGCGTTACTAATAAGAGTTGACATGACATTTAGATAAAGTGCAGCTTGGTTCACAACACACAACATAGGGTTACTGAAAGGTGAGTATAAAAAAACAAGCTTGCTGTGCAACTCAACAGAATTGATGATCTGTTATCACCTGTAGGTGTTTTGATCAAGTTATTTGACTATTTTCTTTACAGTAACCTTATATCAGCACAAGTGCTGCACAATGATAAACAGTGACAGAAACCTGGAAACACCTTAATGATATGGAAAACTCTGGAGTAGTGACTGACATGGTTTGTGTACAGCCGAGACAAGCATGATTCCTTTGCTTACCATGCCATCCTACCAGATATTATAAACCAATCACTGAGTATATAAGAAATGTCCCCTGACGCCAAGCTCTACCTGGTCCTGCATCCATGGATTTGATCTGTTTTCCAGACTCTAGGTCCCAGAGACGGATGTGTGCATCCAAGGAACTGGAAGCAGCGATGGCTCCGTTGTGACTGATGTCCACTGACACTACACCCAGCTGGTGGCCCTCCAGGGTCCACTGCAGCTCCAGCTTCTCATCTGACCTACGTGTTCAGGACAACAAAGATGGTTATTCATGACAGTCACTTATAACACTGTTACAGGCCATTTTTCCTCTCAACGATATCTTGGAATTAAACAGCGAGATGAGTCTAtattcagctgttattgtttaatGCATGAACAAATGACCTGTAGACACGATACAACTAAACACAATTAATGTTTGGGTTGTTAATACATCTTCATTAATTTCAGCCACAACTACATGCATGAATACATGTGCCAGATTACCCATTAGGCTTCTTGGATGATGAGTACAAATTTAAAGCCATCCCAGTGAAAAGTATGCAGGTGGTGAGGTGTAGAACACAGAAACTAATGATGAAATTTAGCTGAGGCACCAAAAATTCAAAACTACATAACTTAAAATGTATTTGGAGGAGAGCTTTGGGATTTTGAAAAGTTCACTTCAAtcttcacatacatttttttttctcatgacaTTAACTATGAGGTCTGAGAGGAGTTGGACTGGTATGACCTGGAACTAAGTACAGCTAGACTGCAGCAAAAGATGGAAAGTGTAAATCTGAATCCTCTCTTTGTACATGAAAGGACACACACACGCCAAGAATGGCAAAGTGTATTAGTGcagtgatatgaaaaaaataatctgagACACAACGTGCTTTTCCATTCAGTGTTTTCCTGTCTATACTACAAGAAAACACTCAACGAACACTTGATAAACAGTATAAAGTCATTGCATGAATAGGAAAGTAGAAAAACTACATTTTCTCACCATTTCCAGACTTTCACCATGTCATCTAGTGACCCAGTGACGATTGTTTCTGTACCATCAGC
It encodes:
- the skic8 gene encoding superkiller complex protein 8 gives rise to the protein MSTQYSILFKQEHAHDDAIWTAAWGKSEADGTETIVTGSLDDMVKVWKWSDEKLELQWTLEGHQLGVVSVDISHNGAIAASSSLDAHIRLWDLESGKQIKSMDAGPVDAWTVAFSPDSKHIATGSHLGKVNIFGVESGKKEYSLDTRGKFILSIAYSPDGKYLASGAIDGIINIFDIATGKLLHTLEGHAMPIRSLTFSPDSQLLVTASDDGYIKIYDVQHANLAGTLSGHGSWVLNVAFSPDDTHFVSSSSDKSVKVWDASSRACINTFFDHQDQVWSVKYNSTGSKIISAGDDRAIHIYDCPM